In Vagococcus hydrophili, one DNA window encodes the following:
- a CDS encoding ParA family protein → MVRIISVANQKGGVGKTTTTVNLGACLADAGKKVLLVDMDAQGNATSGIGVKKSDVSQDIYDVLVNEVPIKEVIQETARENLHIAPATIQLSGAEIELTSMMARESRLKLALKEVEKEYDYILIDCPPSLGHLTINSFSASDSILIPVQCEYYALEGLSQLLNTIRLVQKHFNPDLRIEGVLLTMYDARTNLGSEVVEEVRKYFRERVYDTIIPRNVRLSEAPSHGKSIIDYDPKSKGAEFYHALAKEVMNHEQD, encoded by the coding sequence ATGGTACGAATCATATCAGTTGCAAATCAAAAAGGCGGCGTTGGTAAAACTACCACGACTGTCAATTTAGGCGCGTGTTTGGCAGATGCAGGTAAGAAAGTGTTGCTTGTTGATATGGACGCTCAAGGCAACGCAACAAGCGGTATTGGTGTTAAAAAATCAGATGTCTCTCAAGATATCTATGATGTATTAGTAAATGAAGTTCCTATTAAAGAAGTAATTCAAGAAACGGCTCGCGAAAATCTACATATTGCTCCAGCTACGATTCAATTATCTGGTGCTGAAATTGAATTAACTTCTATGATGGCACGTGAATCACGTCTGAAACTAGCACTAAAAGAAGTTGAGAAAGAGTATGACTATATTTTAATCGATTGTCCACCTTCATTAGGTCATTTAACGATTAATTCATTTTCTGCCAGTGACTCAATTTTAATTCCAGTTCAGTGTGAGTATTATGCACTTGAAGGATTGAGCCAGTTGCTTAACACGATTCGCTTGGTTCAAAAACATTTCAATCCAGATTTACGAATTGAGGGGGTTCTTCTAACGATGTATGATGCGAGAACTAACCTCGGTTCAGAAGTCGTAGAAGAAGTACGTAAATACTTTAGAGAACGTGTTTATGATACGATCATCCCAAGAAATGTTCGCTTGTCAGAAGCACCAAGTCATGGTAAATCAATTATTGATTATGATCCAAAATCAAAAGGCGCTGAGTTTTATCACGCCCTAGCCAAAGAGGTGATGAATCATGAGCAAGACTAG
- the mnmE gene encoding tRNA uridine-5-carboxymethylaminomethyl(34) synthesis GTPase MnmE, which produces MNITKEFDTIAAISTPPGEGAISIVRMSGDMAVTIADKISAYKHKKLTEVPTHTIHYGHIMDPDTEQILDEVMFSIMLEPKTFTRENIVEINCHGGMVVANQVLQLLLRQGARLAEPGEFTKRAFLNGRMDLSQAEAVMDLIQAKTDESMKLALNQLDGKLSGLIKDLRQHILQALAQVEVNIDYPEYDDVEEMTANLMKEKAEQVKGSIDHLLMTAKQGKILREGLSTAIIGRPNVGKSSLLNYLLQEDKAIVTEIAGTTRDVIEEYVNVRGVPLKLIDTAGIRETEDIVEKIGVERSRKALNEADLILLVLNQSESLTPMDIELLSLTKGMNRMILLNKMDLETKLDRQALDELLDNETVLSISVASSEGIEILEQAIKDRFFSNSGKEKDATYISNSRHIALLEQANMALDEVLNGIEAGMPVDLLQIDMTRSWDLLGEIIGDSVQDELITQLFSQFCLGK; this is translated from the coding sequence ATGAATATAACCAAAGAATTTGATACGATTGCTGCTATTTCTACGCCGCCTGGTGAAGGAGCGATTAGCATTGTCCGCATGAGTGGGGATATGGCAGTAACGATTGCAGATAAGATTAGTGCTTATAAACATAAAAAATTAACCGAAGTTCCAACTCATACGATTCATTATGGTCACATTATGGATCCCGATACAGAACAGATTTTAGATGAAGTCATGTTTTCTATCATGTTAGAACCAAAAACTTTCACAAGAGAAAACATTGTAGAAATCAACTGTCATGGTGGAATGGTCGTTGCCAATCAAGTCTTACAATTGCTATTAAGACAAGGAGCTCGATTAGCTGAACCGGGAGAATTTACAAAACGTGCTTTCTTAAATGGTCGGATGGATTTATCTCAAGCTGAAGCTGTGATGGATTTAATTCAAGCTAAAACAGATGAATCAATGAAGCTTGCTTTGAACCAGTTAGATGGAAAATTATCAGGTTTGATTAAAGACTTACGTCAGCATATTTTACAAGCTTTAGCTCAAGTTGAAGTGAACATTGATTACCCAGAGTACGATGATGTAGAAGAGATGACCGCTAACTTGATGAAAGAAAAAGCAGAACAAGTTAAAGGGTCAATCGATCACTTATTAATGACGGCTAAACAAGGAAAAATCCTACGTGAAGGGTTATCTACAGCGATTATCGGACGTCCTAATGTGGGGAAATCAAGTCTATTAAACTACTTGCTCCAAGAAGACAAAGCAATTGTGACTGAAATTGCTGGAACGACTCGTGACGTCATCGAAGAATACGTGAATGTTCGAGGGGTACCGCTTAAATTAATCGATACAGCTGGTATTCGTGAGACAGAAGATATTGTGGAAAAAATCGGGGTGGAGAGAAGTCGTAAAGCGTTAAATGAAGCGGACTTAATCTTACTTGTGTTAAATCAAAGTGAATCCTTAACACCGATGGATATTGAGTTATTGTCTTTAACAAAAGGTATGAACCGCATGATTCTTTTAAATAAAATGGACTTAGAAACGAAGCTAGATCGTCAAGCTTTAGATGAGTTACTGGATAACGAGACAGTACTGAGTATTTCGGTTGCTTCTAGTGAAGGGATTGAAATCTTAGAACAAGCTATTAAAGATCGGTTCTTTTCAAATTCAGGGAAAGAGAAGGATGCCACTTATATTTCTAACTCACGCCACATTGCTTTGTTAGAACAAGCAAACATGGCGCTAGACGAAGTATTAAATGGAATAGAAGCAGGTATGCCTGTTGATTTATTACAAATTGATATGACACGTAGTTGGGATTTACTAGGTGAGATTATTGGAGATAGCGTTCAAGATGAATTAATTACACAATTATTTAGCCAATTTTGTTTAGGTAAATAG
- a CDS encoding ParB/RepB/Spo0J family partition protein: MSKTSKGLGRGIDALFKDFSDIEEVDITNETVTEIPLTELRPNPYQPRKTFDEKALEELSKSIKQSGVFQPIIVRKSTIKGYEIIAGERRFRASKLAGKETVPAIVREFDEARMMQIAVLENLQREDLSPMEEAEAYEMLMKNLKLTQVELAEQLGKSRPYVANYLRLLTLPQVVKDLVQKESLSMGQARTLLALKDPEQIIPLANRVLKEGLTVRQLEQIVADMNDAQGMPTKKAKKAPKAKPYYIKASEDRLMDKFGTSVAIQEKEGKGKIEIEYLSQADLTRILDILEIQLDSDN; the protein is encoded by the coding sequence ATGAGCAAGACTAGTAAAGGTTTAGGTAGAGGAATTGATGCGTTATTTAAAGATTTCTCTGACATCGAAGAAGTGGATATCACCAACGAAACAGTCACGGAAATTCCTTTAACAGAGTTAAGACCCAATCCATACCAACCAAGAAAAACATTTGATGAAAAAGCGTTAGAAGAGTTATCGAAATCGATTAAACAATCGGGTGTGTTCCAACCGATTATTGTTAGAAAATCAACGATTAAAGGGTATGAAATTATTGCTGGTGAGCGCCGTTTTAGAGCCTCTAAACTAGCTGGAAAAGAAACAGTTCCAGCGATTGTGCGAGAATTTGATGAAGCTCGCATGATGCAGATCGCGGTTTTAGAAAACTTACAACGTGAAGATTTGAGTCCTATGGAAGAAGCAGAAGCTTACGAAATGTTGATGAAAAATCTGAAATTAACCCAAGTGGAGTTAGCGGAGCAATTAGGTAAAAGTCGTCCATATGTTGCGAACTATTTAAGACTGTTAACCTTGCCACAAGTCGTTAAAGATTTGGTTCAAAAAGAATCATTATCAATGGGACAAGCAAGAACGCTGTTAGCCCTTAAAGATCCAGAACAAATTATCCCTTTAGCTAACCGTGTATTAAAAGAAGGTTTAACGGTGCGTCAATTAGAGCAAATTGTTGCTGATATGAATGATGCTCAAGGAATGCCTACGAAAAAGGCTAAGAAGGCACCTAAAGCGAAACCTTACTATATTAAAGCAAGTGAGGATCGTTTAATGGACAAATTTGGAACCAGTGTGGCCATTCAAGAAAAAGAAGGTAAAGGGAAGATTGAAATTGAATACCTTTCTCAAGCTGACTTAACTCGTATTTTAGATATACTAGAAATTCAATTAGATTCAGATAATTAA
- a CDS encoding GNAT family N-acetyltransferase, protein MEVTVKTLNELTTKELLEVLQERVKVFIVEQNCPYQEVDEDDEIAHHVMLKDEGKLVAYTRIMDRGELVTFGRVLVVKEHRAKKLGKKIVEETLTEIKRLYPNKAIKISAQNYLVDFYATFGFEVVSEMYLEDDIPHIDMLLK, encoded by the coding sequence ATGGAAGTCACTGTCAAAACGTTAAATGAATTAACAACAAAAGAATTACTTGAAGTATTGCAAGAGCGGGTAAAGGTTTTTATCGTTGAGCAGAATTGCCCCTATCAAGAAGTGGATGAAGATGACGAAATTGCTCATCACGTCATGTTAAAAGATGAGGGTAAGCTAGTAGCATATACTCGGATTATGGACCGTGGAGAGTTAGTTACTTTTGGACGTGTCTTAGTGGTAAAAGAACACCGTGCTAAAAAATTAGGTAAAAAAATTGTTGAAGAAACATTAACTGAAATTAAACGCCTATACCCAAATAAAGCCATCAAGATATCAGCCCAAAATTACTTGGTTGATTTTTACGCAACCTTTGGCTTTGAAGTGGTCTCAGAGATGTATTTAGAAGATGATATCCCACACATTGATATGTTGCTGAAATAG
- a CDS encoding ATP-binding cassette domain-containing protein: MEKKIIYTNVSKKIKKDMVLDNISLSLDMGRNYGIYGTNGSGKTMFLRSICGLMTVKGNIQIDTVKDIGNKNFPNSLGLLIENPSFINEFTGFENLKLLSFISKSIGDDTINQVITTVGLNPKDKRKYKKYSLGMKQRLGIAQAIIGSPDLIVLDEPTNGLDEDGISLLIKIIHSMEESTFIIASHDKEFLKHVTQTHFKMAHGKLNEASLW; this comes from the coding sequence TTGGAAAAAAAAATTATCTATACAAATGTTTCAAAAAAAATAAAAAAAGATATGGTTCTCGATAATATTTCTCTTTCTTTAGACATGGGGAGAAATTATGGTATTTATGGTACAAACGGCTCTGGTAAAACCATGTTTCTAAGATCTATTTGTGGCTTGATGACTGTTAAGGGAAATATTCAAATTGATACTGTTAAAGATATTGGTAACAAAAACTTTCCAAATTCATTAGGTTTATTAATTGAAAACCCTAGTTTTATTAATGAATTTACTGGCTTTGAAAATTTAAAATTGCTTTCTTTTATTTCTAAATCGATTGGAGACGATACGATTAATCAAGTTATTACGACTGTTGGTTTGAACCCTAAAGATAAACGCAAATACAAAAAATACTCCTTAGGGATGAAGCAACGTTTAGGTATTGCACAAGCAATCATTGGGAGTCCTGATTTAATTGTGTTAGATGAACCTACAAATGGTCTAGATGAAGATGGTATCAGCTTATTAATAAAAATAATTCATTCCATGGAAGAGAGTACCTTTATCATCGCTAGTCACGACAAAGAATTTTTAAAACATGTGACACAAACACACTTTAAAATGGCTCATGGCAAACTTAATGAGGCTAGCTTATGGTAA
- the rsmG gene encoding 16S rRNA (guanine(527)-N(7))-methyltransferase RsmG produces the protein MKPEIFKQELAKIGIELSDTQMRQFQRYYELLVEWNEKINLTAITDLEEVYLKHFYDSITLANALDLKDDNYSICDVGAGAGFPSIPLKIVFPNLKVSIVDSLNKRIKFLTLLCDELQLENVSLYHDRAEDFGQNKAHRESYDLVTARAVARLNVLSELCIPLVKKDGKFLALKAAKSEEEVLESKKAIATLGGKLVEEVEMTLPFIEDKRYIVVIEKKKETPKKYPRKPGTPNKKPLK, from the coding sequence ATGAAACCAGAAATATTTAAACAAGAACTTGCTAAAATAGGTATCGAATTATCAGATACACAAATGCGCCAATTTCAGCGTTATTATGAATTACTCGTTGAATGGAATGAAAAAATTAATTTAACAGCTATTACTGATTTAGAAGAAGTTTATTTGAAACATTTTTATGACTCAATTACTTTGGCAAATGCCTTAGATTTAAAAGATGATAATTACTCAATTTGTGATGTAGGTGCAGGCGCAGGATTTCCTAGTATACCACTTAAAATTGTTTTCCCGAATCTAAAGGTATCCATTGTTGATTCTTTAAACAAACGAATCAAATTTCTGACACTTCTATGTGATGAATTACAGTTAGAAAATGTGAGTTTATACCATGATCGGGCAGAAGATTTCGGTCAAAATAAAGCCCATAGAGAGTCTTATGATTTGGTGACAGCAAGAGCTGTTGCTAGATTAAACGTCTTGTCAGAATTATGTATACCACTTGTTAAAAAAGACGGAAAATTTTTAGCTTTAAAAGCTGCTAAAAGTGAAGAAGAAGTTCTAGAAAGTAAAAAAGCAATTGCAACATTAGGTGGTAAATTAGTAGAAGAAGTGGAAATGACCTTACCATTTATTGAAGACAAACGTTATATTGTTGTGATTGAGAAGAAAAAAGAGACACCTAAAAAGTATCCAAGAAAACCAGGAACACCAAATAAAAAACCCCTTAAATAA
- a CDS encoding L-cystine transporter, which translates to MTNILLTLGVLLVFTALLFSLYKMQTKHIKFSKRVFIALGIGILFGIILQFVFGNDHVVTKQVVEWTSIVGDGYVAFLQMLVMPLIFISIVGAFTKLDTSKNLGKISFHVLTVLIGTTALAALIGIVTVFIFNLDGATFTQGAQETARIAELAQRQEMVQDLTIPQQIVSFIPKNIFADLAGTRSTSTIAVVIFSTFVGLAYLGIKQKKETDAQFFLKIIQALDAITMRIVTLVLRLTPYGILALILKVTATSDLNSIVNLGKFVLASYVALITMFIIHLILLILHQVNPKTYLQKAFPVLSFAFTSRSSAGALPLNIETQRKTLGVDDAIANFSASFGLSIGQNGCAGIYPAMLAAIVAPTVGVDVHSISYILMIVAVVSISSFGVAGVGGGATFASLIVLGSLNLPVEIVGLVISVEPLIDMGRTALNVSDSMLAGVITSRKMKNLDDSILKNPEAVVESN; encoded by the coding sequence ATGACAAATATATTACTGACGCTCGGCGTCCTATTAGTTTTTACTGCTTTACTGTTTAGTTTGTATAAAATGCAGACAAAACACATCAAATTCTCTAAGCGCGTTTTCATCGCTCTTGGAATCGGGATTCTTTTTGGTATTATCCTCCAATTTGTTTTTGGAAACGATCATGTGGTTACCAAACAAGTCGTTGAATGGACAAGTATTGTTGGAGATGGCTATGTCGCTTTCTTACAAATGCTTGTTATGCCTCTGATTTTCATTTCAATTGTCGGAGCTTTTACCAAGCTTGATACGAGTAAAAATCTTGGTAAAATTAGTTTTCATGTTTTAACGGTTTTAATCGGAACAACAGCTCTCGCAGCTCTTATTGGCATTGTCACTGTCTTTATTTTTAATTTAGATGGAGCAACCTTTACACAAGGAGCGCAAGAAACAGCACGAATTGCTGAACTTGCTCAAAGACAAGAGATGGTACAAGATTTAACCATCCCACAGCAAATCGTTTCATTTATTCCTAAAAATATCTTTGCTGATTTAGCTGGAACTAGAAGCACTAGTACCATTGCAGTGGTGATTTTTTCTACCTTTGTCGGACTAGCTTATCTTGGCATTAAACAAAAAAAAGAAACAGACGCACAATTTTTCTTAAAAATTATCCAAGCTCTTGATGCTATTACAATGAGAATCGTTACTTTAGTTTTACGATTAACACCCTATGGTATCCTAGCTTTAATCTTAAAAGTAACTGCAACGAGTGATTTAAACTCGATTGTTAACCTAGGAAAATTCGTTTTAGCTTCCTATGTGGCTTTAATAACGATGTTTATCATCCATTTAATTTTATTAATTCTTCATCAAGTTAACCCTAAAACCTATCTTCAAAAAGCTTTTCCAGTGTTAAGTTTCGCTTTTACCTCTCGTTCAAGCGCAGGTGCTCTACCTTTAAACATTGAAACACAACGAAAAACATTAGGCGTTGATGATGCCATTGCCAACTTCTCCGCAAGTTTTGGCTTATCAATTGGTCAAAACGGCTGTGCCGGTATTTATCCAGCAATGCTCGCTGCAATTGTTGCTCCAACTGTCGGCGTAGATGTTCATAGTATCAGCTATATTTTAATGATTGTGGCTGTTGTTAGTATCAGTTCATTCGGTGTTGCCGGTGTTGGTGGCGGTGCTACATTTGCTTCTCTCATTGTACTTGGTTCGCTTAATTTACCAGTTGAAATCGTTGGTTTAGTTATTTCTGTAGAACCTTTGATTGATATGGGAAGAACCGCACTCAATGTGAGTGATAGTATGTTAGCCGGTGTTATTACGAGTCGCAAGATGAAGAATTTAGATGATAGTATTCTGAAAAATCCAGAAGCCGTTGTTGAATCAAATTAA
- a CDS encoding ATP-binding protein, with protein MENSNIKEFISGKEGRFFDRKSAKIAPKDIIRHIIGFANASGGKLVIGIEDNGEVTGFNYQQANSVEAFRESIYANVRPTPIFEFFEIPVVNGNEKNDIVLVIDIEVSVDKVIFNSREECYLRMGDNTKKLTHQQITQLEYDRGQRSFEDEVIKGSSLKDINKELLTSYKIHRNCLELSDSQVLEARGFMKDDELTNAGILLFGENPFKYLPNCRLRFIRYDGVKSETGQRMNIIKEFNYEEPIPLLIERATKDIKGQLRDFQYLGEEGFFKQISEYPEFAWFEGIVNAVVHRNYSFTGDHVRVEMYDDRLEIRSPGSLPNIVTIENMRKTRYSRNPRIARILTEFGWVREMNEGVNRIYDEMEAFFLNNPVYSEPASNSVLLVLENNILSRTLRTTDRIDDYIKENYAGNLNESELAVIIYLYNNKKINSTQVAETLSKGKTYSRKVLKEMLEKNLIEWHGSSSSDPTQYYSLVNKS; from the coding sequence GTGGAAAATTCAAATATTAAAGAATTTATTTCAGGTAAAGAAGGACGTTTTTTTGATAGAAAGAGCGCAAAGATAGCACCTAAAGATATTATTAGACATATTATTGGTTTTGCTAACGCTTCTGGTGGGAAATTGGTTATCGGAATTGAGGATAATGGAGAAGTTACAGGATTTAATTATCAACAAGCTAACTCAGTAGAAGCGTTTAGAGAGTCTATATATGCCAATGTAAGACCAACTCCTATTTTTGAATTTTTTGAGATTCCAGTTGTTAATGGAAATGAAAAAAATGATATAGTTCTTGTGATAGATATTGAAGTAAGTGTGGATAAAGTGATTTTTAATAGTAGAGAAGAATGCTATTTGAGGATGGGGGATAATACAAAAAAACTAACTCATCAGCAAATTACGCAGTTGGAGTACGATAGAGGTCAAAGAAGTTTTGAAGATGAAGTTATTAAAGGGAGTAGTTTAAAGGATATAAATAAAGAATTGCTAACTAGTTATAAAATTCATAGAAATTGTCTAGAATTAAGTGATAGTCAAGTGTTGGAAGCTCGAGGGTTTATGAAAGATGATGAGCTTACTAATGCTGGCATTTTGTTATTTGGAGAAAATCCATTTAAATATTTGCCTAATTGTAGGTTAAGATTTATAAGGTATGATGGAGTGAAAAGTGAAACAGGACAAAGAATGAATATAATAAAAGAATTTAATTATGAAGAACCAATACCTCTATTAATAGAAAGAGCAACTAAAGATATAAAGGGACAATTGAGAGATTTTCAATATCTAGGAGAAGAGGGTTTTTTCAAACAAATATCAGAATATCCTGAATTTGCTTGGTTTGAAGGTATTGTCAATGCGGTAGTCCATCGAAATTATTCATTCACGGGTGACCATGTTCGTGTAGAGATGTATGATGATAGGTTAGAGATACGCAGTCCAGGAAGTTTACCTAATATAGTGACTATTGAAAATATGCGTAAAACAAGGTATTCTCGAAACCCTAGAATTGCTAGAATACTAACAGAATTTGGGTGGGTTAGAGAAATGAATGAAGGTGTTAATCGAATCTATGACGAGATGGAAGCATTCTTTCTGAACAACCCAGTATATAGCGAACCAGCAAGTAATTCAGTATTACTTGTGCTAGAGAATAATATTTTGTCTAGAACTTTAAGAACTACTGATCGAATTGATGATTACATAAAGGAAAACTACGCGGGAAATCTTAATGAGTCAGAATTAGCAGTAATCATTTATTTATATAATAATAAAAAAATTAATAGTACACAAGTAGCTGAAACATTATCTAAAGGCAAAACATATTCTAGAAAAGTTTTGAAAGAGATGTTAGAAAAAAACTTAATAGAGTGGCATGGATCTAGTTCAAGTGATCCTACTCAATATTATAGTTTAGTGAATAAGAGCTAG
- the mnmG gene encoding tRNA uridine-5-carboxymethylaminomethyl(34) synthesis enzyme MnmG — MENKTQYDVIVVGGGHAGSEASLAAARMGMKTLLVTLNLDIIGFMPCNPSIGGPAKGVVVREIDALGGEMGRNIDKTYIQMRMLNTGKGPAVRALRAQADKFAYQTELKHTLEKQENLDLRQGIVDKLIVEDDVVKGVEISTGTKFYSKAVIITAGTALRGEIIIGELKYSSGPNNSLPAIGLANHLKELGLEIERFKTGTPPRVKSSSINYDVTEIQPGDTMPNHFSFETADDKYKQDQLPCWLTYTNLDTHEVIRENLHRAPMFTGIVEGVGARYCPSIEDKVVRFSDKPRHQIFLEPEGAETEEVYVQGLSTSLPEDVQHDIVRSVAGLENAEIMRSGYAIEYDVVVPHQLRPTLETMKIEGLYTAGQTNGTSGYEEAACQGLMAGINAALKIQGKEPLVLKRSDAYIGVLIDDLVTKGTNEPYRLLTSRAEYRLLLRHDNADLRLTEMGHEIGLADEERYTDYVAKKAMVEAEMARLEKVRLKPTEELQTYLAEKNSAELKDGILAADLLKRPELSYQDIAKFAGEESLSVPRYVYEQVEIQVKYAGYIKKANDKVEKLKRMEAKRIPDNIDYTKVNSLATEAVQKLEKIRPETIAQASRISGVNPADISILMVYIERGKIAKRDEKKA; from the coding sequence ATGGAAAACAAAACACAATATGATGTAATCGTTGTTGGCGGGGGACATGCCGGTTCAGAAGCCTCACTAGCAGCTGCAAGAATGGGAATGAAAACTCTTCTTGTGACACTTAATTTAGATATTATTGGCTTCATGCCATGTAACCCATCTATTGGAGGACCAGCAAAAGGCGTGGTCGTTCGTGAGATTGATGCGTTAGGTGGGGAAATGGGGCGTAACATTGATAAAACCTATATCCAAATGCGCATGCTAAATACAGGTAAAGGTCCAGCCGTTAGAGCGTTACGTGCTCAAGCTGATAAATTTGCTTATCAAACAGAACTAAAACATACTCTTGAAAAACAAGAAAACTTAGATTTACGCCAAGGAATCGTGGATAAATTAATCGTTGAAGACGATGTGGTTAAAGGGGTAGAAATTAGTACAGGAACAAAATTCTACAGTAAGGCTGTCATTATTACAGCTGGTACAGCGCTTCGTGGTGAGATTATCATTGGGGAATTAAAATATTCTTCAGGACCAAACAATTCATTACCAGCCATTGGTTTAGCGAATCACTTAAAAGAGTTAGGTTTAGAAATTGAACGATTTAAAACAGGAACACCACCTCGTGTGAAATCTAGTTCAATTAATTATGATGTGACTGAAATTCAACCAGGAGATACAATGCCGAATCATTTCAGTTTTGAAACGGCAGATGATAAATATAAACAAGATCAATTACCATGTTGGTTAACCTATACCAATTTAGATACTCATGAAGTGATTAGAGAAAATCTTCACCGTGCCCCAATGTTCACAGGAATCGTTGAAGGAGTTGGTGCGCGTTATTGTCCATCAATTGAAGACAAGGTGGTTCGTTTTAGCGACAAGCCAAGACATCAAATTTTCTTAGAACCAGAAGGCGCTGAAACGGAAGAAGTTTATGTCCAAGGGTTATCAACGTCACTACCAGAAGATGTGCAACATGATATCGTTCGTAGTGTGGCAGGTCTTGAAAATGCCGAAATCATGCGGAGTGGTTACGCCATTGAGTATGATGTGGTTGTTCCTCACCAATTAAGACCAACCCTAGAAACTATGAAAATCGAAGGGCTATATACAGCTGGTCAAACTAATGGAACCTCAGGCTATGAAGAAGCTGCTTGCCAAGGGTTAATGGCTGGAATCAATGCTGCTTTAAAAATTCAAGGAAAAGAGCCATTAGTATTAAAAAGAAGTGATGCGTATATTGGTGTGTTAATTGATGATTTAGTGACGAAAGGAACGAATGAACCGTACCGCTTACTAACGTCTCGTGCGGAATATCGTTTGTTATTACGTCATGACAATGCAGATTTACGTTTAACAGAGATGGGACACGAGATTGGTTTAGCAGACGAAGAACGTTATACTGATTATGTAGCGAAAAAAGCGATGGTAGAAGCAGAGATGGCTCGTTTAGAAAAAGTTCGCTTGAAACCAACCGAAGAATTACAAACTTATTTAGCAGAAAAAAATAGTGCTGAATTAAAAGATGGTATTTTAGCAGCAGATCTATTAAAACGTCCAGAACTTTCTTACCAAGATATCGCTAAATTTGCAGGAGAAGAAAGCTTAAGCGTCCCACGTTATGTGTACGAACAAGTGGAAATTCAAGTGAAGTATGCCGGCTATATTAAGAAAGCAAACGATAAAGTAGAGAAATTAAAACGTATGGAAGCCAAACGTATTCCAGATAATATCGACTATACCAAAGTCAATAGTTTGGCTACAGAAGCAGTGCAAAAATTAGAGAAAATCCGCCCAGAAACGATTGCACAAGCCAGTCGAATCAGTGGTGTGAACCCAGCAGATATTAGTATTTTGATGGTTTATATCGAACGAGGTAAAATAGCGAAAAGAGATGAAAAAAAGGCTTAG
- a CDS encoding prolyl-tRNA synthetase associated domain-containing protein, protein MLDIEKQAYQLLDELDISYHRVDHPAITSVKNVPFDLPGPQVKNLVLKAKKGKRIYLVILPDEKQADLKKLAEVLDEKRLSFLSEETLFELLGVHGGVVTPLALPNDTDKQITVVLDQTIDKEDTIGVHPNINTTTLMIQFHDFEKILEHLGYEPLFILI, encoded by the coding sequence ATGTTAGATATTGAAAAACAAGCCTATCAATTACTTGATGAGTTGGATATTAGTTACCATCGTGTGGATCATCCGGCGATTACTTCTGTTAAGAACGTACCTTTTGATTTACCTGGACCACAAGTAAAAAATTTAGTCTTAAAAGCTAAAAAAGGCAAACGAATTTATTTGGTGATTCTTCCTGATGAGAAACAAGCAGATTTAAAAAAATTAGCAGAAGTTTTGGATGAAAAACGACTTTCTTTTCTATCGGAAGAAACTCTATTTGAGTTACTTGGGGTTCACGGTGGGGTTGTGACTCCTCTTGCTTTACCGAATGACACAGATAAGCAAATCACTGTTGTCTTGGATCAAACTATTGATAAAGAAGATACCATTGGCGTTCATCCTAATATTAATACCACTACTTTAATGATTCAATTTCATGATTTTGAAAAGATACTGGAGCATTTGGGATATGAGCCATTATTTATTTTAATTTAA
- a CDS encoding DUF951 domain-containing protein codes for MYELGDVVEMKKPHACQTNRFEIVRMGMDIKIKCINCQHIVMMPRREFDKKMKKILKKKSEEK; via the coding sequence ATGTATGAATTAGGCGATGTTGTTGAAATGAAAAAGCCTCACGCTTGCCAAACCAACCGCTTTGAAATTGTGCGAATGGGTATGGATATTAAAATTAAGTGCATCAATTGTCAGCATATTGTCATGATGCCTCGGCGTGAATTTGACAAAAAAATGAAAAAAATTCTTAAAAAAAAGAGCGAAGAAAAATAA